From the genome of Primulina eburnea isolate SZY01 chromosome 12, ASM2296580v1, whole genome shotgun sequence, one region includes:
- the LOC140806954 gene encoding quinolinate phosphoribosyltransferase [decarboxylating] 1b-like isoform X3 → MFFSNTGDVTCKATVPIEAEVEAHFLAKEDGIVAGIALAEMVFNEVDPTVKVEWHRKDGDSVHKGLQFGKVQGRAHSIVVAERVVLNFMQRMSGVATLTKIELRS, encoded by the exons ATGTTTTTTTCAAACACAGGGGATGTGACCTGTAAGGCAACCGTTCCAATTGAAGCGGAGGTGGAAGCCCATTTCTTGGCCAAGGAAGATGGGATAGTTGCCGGCATTGCACTGGCTGAAATGGTATTCAATGAGGTTGATCCTACAGTTAAG GTTGAGTGGCACAGAAAAGATGGTGATAGTGTACATAAAGGTCTGCAATTTGGCAAAGTACAAG GAAGAGCTCATAGTATTGTTGTAGCTGAAAGGGTTGTTCTCAACTTTATGCAGAGAATGAGTGGAGTTGCGACTCTGACTAAG ATTGAGTTAAGAAGCTAA
- the LOC140806954 gene encoding quinolinate phosphoribosyltransferase [decarboxylating] 1b-like isoform X1: MFFSNTGDVTCKATVPIEAEVEAHFLAKEDGIVAGIALAEMVFNEVDPTVKVEWHRKDGDSVHKGLQFGKVQGRAHSIVVAERVVLNFMQRMSGVATLTKVIQTPEGFRFGFCTFIFLRHRKKIVDREIIVPKEFRFPTF; the protein is encoded by the exons ATGTTTTTTTCAAACACAGGGGATGTGACCTGTAAGGCAACCGTTCCAATTGAAGCGGAGGTGGAAGCCCATTTCTTGGCCAAGGAAGATGGGATAGTTGCCGGCATTGCACTGGCTGAAATGGTATTCAATGAGGTTGATCCTACAGTTAAG GTTGAGTGGCACAGAAAAGATGGTGATAGTGTACATAAAGGTCTGCAATTTGGCAAAGTACAAG GAAGAGCTCATAGTATTGTTGTAGCTGAAAGGGTTGTTCTCAACTTTATGCAGAGAATGAGTGGAGTTGCGACTCTGACTAAG GTGATTCAAACACCCGAAGGATTCAGATTTGGCTTCTGCACGTTCATATTCCTGCGACATCGAAAGAAAATCGTGGACCGAGAAATAATTGTGCCGAAGGAATTTCGATTTCCAACCTTTTGA
- the LOC140806954 gene encoding quinolinate phosphoribosyltransferase [decarboxylating] 1b-like isoform X4, which yields MFFSNTGDVTCKATVPIEAEVEAHFLAKEDGIVAGIALAEMVFNEVDPTVKVEWHRKDGDSVHKGLQFGKVQGRAHSIVVAERVVLNFMQRMSGVATLTK from the exons ATGTTTTTTTCAAACACAGGGGATGTGACCTGTAAGGCAACCGTTCCAATTGAAGCGGAGGTGGAAGCCCATTTCTTGGCCAAGGAAGATGGGATAGTTGCCGGCATTGCACTGGCTGAAATGGTATTCAATGAGGTTGATCCTACAGTTAAG GTTGAGTGGCACAGAAAAGATGGTGATAGTGTACATAAAGGTCTGCAATTTGGCAAAGTACAAG GAAGAGCTCATAGTATTGTTGTAGCTGAAAGGGTTGTTCTCAACTTTATGCAGAGAATGAGTGGAGTTGCGACTCTGACTAAG TAA
- the LOC140806954 gene encoding quinolinate phosphoribosyltransferase [decarboxylating] 1b-like isoform X2, with product MFFSNTGDVTCKATVPIEAEVEAHFLAKEDGIVAGIALAEMVFNEVDPTVKVEWHRKDGDSVHKGLQFGKVQGRAHSIVVAERVVLNFMQRMSGVATLTKKVAMEVTHIMTQSVDTKKTPESGDIVTY from the exons ATGTTTTTTTCAAACACAGGGGATGTGACCTGTAAGGCAACCGTTCCAATTGAAGCGGAGGTGGAAGCCCATTTCTTGGCCAAGGAAGATGGGATAGTTGCCGGCATTGCACTGGCTGAAATGGTATTCAATGAGGTTGATCCTACAGTTAAG GTTGAGTGGCACAGAAAAGATGGTGATAGTGTACATAAAGGTCTGCAATTTGGCAAAGTACAAG GAAGAGCTCATAGTATTGTTGTAGCTGAAAGGGTTGTTCTCAACTTTATGCAGAGAATGAGTGGAGTTGCGACTCTGACTAAG AAGGTGGCTATGGAAGTAACTCATATAATGACACAGTCAGTTGATACAAAAAAAACTCCAGAGAGTGGAGATATAGTAACATATTGA